The following proteins are co-located in the Vibrio azureus genome:
- a CDS encoding NAD(P)-dependent oxidoreductase: MKSILDSNEDNFAQTLKLNNSSDFMNSEGYHFLKKATEPFVKNTKNLVNVIMVAPSYDSDIPMVETLNSQFKIAALIPKNSTIIRRSYIIKKYKDIGIKVASHINKNKLKDSKEAINFINKVIPLGEKFIIMDHGGYFSHSAEIICKEFPDDQFLGFTEYTDNGHKKYTKQDGITRPIISTAHSYLKEPSDREAGESVTHVLDHVLRDCFGLKAKSVSQLSIGVVGFGRLGKGVAEQLRRRGVSNIRVADKSYRQLINAPSLGFHISSIEEICKACNVIISATGSAALKPSHYSLMKNNTLITTVTSPDDELKIDDIIRDKVIVDEKDRDLVTSYTVKSTGKKIHLLLNGESANTLLKSGIGDPSIFLPIAAQLVANLILVNQRDRLGLLIQSIDESYEEEIAKCWNNCFYG, translated from the coding sequence GTGAAAAGCATATTAGACTCAAATGAAGACAACTTCGCACAGACATTAAAGCTCAATAATTCATCAGATTTTATGAATAGCGAAGGCTATCATTTTCTGAAGAAAGCCACCGAACCCTTTGTAAAAAATACTAAAAATCTTGTAAATGTAATTATGGTGGCACCCTCATATGACAGTGATATCCCAATGGTGGAGACATTAAATAGTCAGTTCAAAATTGCTGCCCTAATTCCAAAGAATTCAACAATCATTAGGAGAAGTTACATAATAAAAAAATACAAGGATATAGGTATAAAAGTAGCCTCTCATATCAACAAGAATAAGTTAAAGGATTCGAAGGAAGCTATCAATTTCATAAACAAAGTAATTCCTTTAGGAGAGAAGTTTATCATCATGGACCATGGAGGGTACTTCTCACATAGTGCTGAAATAATATGCAAGGAATTTCCAGACGATCAATTTCTTGGATTCACCGAATATACAGATAACGGACATAAAAAGTACACTAAACAAGACGGTATCACTCGGCCTATTATTTCCACGGCGCATTCCTATTTAAAAGAGCCTTCAGATAGAGAAGCTGGAGAGTCTGTAACACATGTACTTGATCACGTACTAAGAGATTGCTTTGGACTGAAAGCAAAGAGCGTAAGCCAACTTTCTATTGGGGTTGTCGGTTTCGGGCGACTAGGTAAAGGGGTCGCTGAGCAACTCAGAAGGAGAGGAGTTAGTAATATCAGAGTTGCAGACAAGAGTTATCGACAGCTCATTAATGCTCCAAGCCTAGGCTTTCATATTTCCTCGATAGAAGAAATATGTAAGGCTTGTAACGTGATAATATCTGCAACAGGATCGGCTGCACTTAAACCTTCACACTACTCGTTGATGAAAAATAATACATTAATAACTACGGTTACCTCCCCTGACGATGAGTTGAAAATAGACGATATCATAAGAGATAAAGTTATAGTTGATGAAAAAGATAGAGATTTAGTCACATCATACACAGTAAAAAGCACTGGAAAAAAAATTCATTTACTTCTAAACGGGGAGTCAGCCAATACGCTATTAAAGTCTGGCATAGGAGATCCGAGCATTTTTCTTCCCATAGCAGCTCAACTAGTTGCAAATTTGATCCTGGTAAACCAGAGGGACAGATTAGGATTATTGATACAATCTATAGATGAAAGTTATGAAGAAGAAATAGCAAAATGTTGGAATAACTGCTTCTATGGTTAA
- a CDS encoding IS6 family transposase, which produces MAKSEFKWRHFTPELILWCVRWYGTTAMSYANLSDMLAERGVFVNRSTIYRWFIHYGPILHKKLRRYQFTRIDSSWQLDETYVRVKGKWHYLYRAINKRGETVDFFFSHKRNKEAAYQFLKRCLRRYKASFHPNALNTDKHSSYGNAIDRLKREGRLRQDVEHRQVKYLNNGIESDHAPIKKLIEATGGFKVRKRAWSTIQGFEGIRMLNKGQFDFWLRRDEPKLRVQERSAFLNELFNIFGIYT; this is translated from the coding sequence ATGGCCAAGTCTGAATTCAAATGGCGACATTTCACCCCTGAACTTATCTTATGGTGTGTGCGGTGGTATGGCACTACCGCGATGAGCTACGCAAACCTCAGTGATATGTTGGCCGAACGCGGTGTATTTGTGAATCGCTCCACGATTTATCGTTGGTTTATCCACTATGGGCCTATCCTACATAAGAAGTTGCGCCGTTATCAATTCACTCGCATCGATTCTTCCTGGCAGCTTGATGAAACCTACGTCAGGGTGAAAGGCAAATGGCATTATCTCTATCGAGCCATCAATAAACGGGGGGAAACGGTGGATTTTTTCTTTTCTCATAAGCGTAATAAAGAGGCCGCTTATCAATTTCTCAAACGCTGCCTACGTCGCTATAAAGCCTCCTTTCATCCCAACGCATTGAATACTGACAAACATTCGTCTTATGGGAACGCCATTGATCGTCTCAAGCGTGAAGGCCGCTTACGGCAAGATGTAGAACATCGACAAGTGAAATATCTCAACAATGGCATTGAATCTGACCATGCTCCCATCAAAAAGCTTATCGAAGCCACCGGCGGCTTCAAGGTTCGAAAGCGGGCTTGGTCAACGATTCAAGGTTTTGAGGGGATAAGGATGTTGAATAAAGGCCAGTTTGATTTTTGGTTACGTCGTGACGAGCCGAAGCTGAGGGTGCAGGAGAGATCCGCCTTCCTCAATGAACTCTTCAATATCTTCGGAATCTACACATGA
- a CDS encoding leucine-rich repeat domain-containing protein, producing the protein MLLASIVVAVGSNYSYAEKIVEDGRISVNPTPKTPERSTKSMVLTLAMVDFDKTTGMINRYSASYPSIIIPKVLDGVTVKEIGEGAFRYNNLTSVTIPDSVTTIGKKAFGDNNLTSVTIPDSVTTIEVEAFYSNNLTSVTIPDSVTTIGEGAFAFNELTSVTIPDSVTTIGEGAFDDSVKIKRN; encoded by the coding sequence GTGCTTTTAGCCTCTATTGTGGTGGCCGTGGGGAGTAACTACTCGTACGCGGAAAAAATTGTAGAAGATGGCCGGATAAGTGTTAATCCCACCCCCAAAACTCCAGAAAGAAGTACGAAGTCAATGGTGCTAACTTTGGCGATGGTGGACTTTGATAAAACAACGGGGATGATAAATCGATATTCTGCATCGTATCCTAGTATCATTATTCCTAAAGTATTGGATGGTGTAACAGTTAAAGAAATAGGGGAGGGGGCGTTTAGATATAACAATCTCACCAGCGTGACCATCCCTGATTCGGTGACCACCATTGGGAAGAAGGCGTTTGGTGACAACAATCTCACCAGCGTGACTATTCCCGATTCGGTGACCACCATTGAGGTGGAGGCGTTTTATAGCAACAATCTCACCAGCGTGACGATTCCTGATTCGGTGACCACCATTGGGGAGGGGGCGTTTGCATTCAACGAACTCACCAGCGTGACCATTCCTGATTCAGTGACCACCATTGGGGAGGGGGCGTTTGATGATAGTGTGAAAATTAAACGAAATTAA
- a CDS encoding SUKH-3 domain-containing protein, producing the protein MQKKTEEYLTSIGWSSERMVELPEEYSAYSINDNIKSILRNIYGLTLISKTGQKRILRLTSRNFDCSKRDVQEMIEDYKLPLDLYPIGSLSELGGYLYLDKNGDFYYLDGEICFLGSNLDEFLETMVFYERDMIGIDEPEPCCCVNYPEEIKSQLTPSQRLTYYNSKTPAPWLYDIELGLIPL; encoded by the coding sequence ATGCAAAAAAAAACTGAAGAGTATTTAACCTCCATTGGTTGGAGTAGTGAACGTATGGTTGAATTACCAGAAGAGTATTCAGCCTATTCAATCAATGACAATATCAAAAGCATATTAAGAAATATATATGGACTCACTCTAATTAGTAAGACTGGTCAGAAGAGGATTTTACGTCTAACGAGTAGGAATTTTGATTGCTCAAAAAGAGATGTTCAGGAAATGATTGAGGATTATAAACTCCCTTTAGATTTATACCCAATTGGCTCGCTATCTGAATTAGGAGGTTACCTATATTTAGATAAAAATGGGGACTTTTATTACTTAGATGGAGAAATATGCTTTTTAGGTTCAAATTTAGATGAGTTTCTTGAAACGATGGTTTTCTATGAGAGGGACATGATCGGGATTGACGAGCCTGAACCTTGTTGTTGTGTCAACTATCCAGAAGAAATTAAGAGCCAATTAACACCCTCGCAAAGGTTAACGTATTACAATTCGAAAACGCCGGCCCCCTGGTTGTATGACATCGAATTAGGTCTTATTCCGCTGTAA